A single genomic interval of Ramlibacter pinisoli harbors:
- a CDS encoding RsmB/NOP family class I SAM-dependent RNA methyltransferase, with amino-acid sequence MHPKAILGACSELLQDVLTFEHPADAVVSRYFREHRSLGPRERGTLAETVYAVLRRKLLFDHLAPSGSGPKARRLAILGFQGPRDFLLAALDEPEKRWLAQCDAVDRQALLERHRHNLPEWLVEPLKAQLGAEFWALAECFNEPAPLDLRVNAFTDKREDVQAELRRAGIAAVATPYSPWGLRLADKPALTRLEAFTRGAFEVQDEGSQLLALLLEARRGEMVVDFCAGAGGKTLALGAVMRSTGRLYAFDTSAHRLEALKPRLARSKLSNVHPAAIAHERDERIKRLAGKIDRVIVDAPCSGLGTLRRNPDLKWRQSPQAVAEMTVKQAAILRSAARLLKSGGRLVYATCSVLPAENEDIAAAFTAELAETFRPLPVADILQHVKVTQPGLTAGPDGGAYLRLWPHRHQTDGFFAAAWERR; translated from the coding sequence ATGCATCCCAAGGCCATCCTCGGTGCCTGCAGCGAGCTGTTGCAGGATGTCCTGACCTTCGAGCACCCGGCCGACGCCGTCGTGTCGCGCTACTTCCGCGAGCACCGCTCGCTCGGTCCGCGCGAGCGTGGGACGCTGGCCGAGACGGTGTACGCGGTGCTGCGCCGCAAGCTGCTGTTCGACCACCTGGCGCCGTCGGGCAGCGGGCCCAAGGCGAGGCGGCTGGCCATCCTGGGCTTCCAGGGCCCGCGTGACTTCCTGCTGGCTGCGCTGGACGAGCCGGAAAAGCGCTGGCTGGCGCAGTGCGACGCGGTCGACCGCCAGGCTCTGCTGGAGCGGCACCGGCACAACCTGCCCGAGTGGCTGGTCGAGCCGTTGAAGGCGCAGCTGGGGGCCGAGTTCTGGGCCCTGGCAGAGTGCTTCAACGAGCCGGCCCCGCTGGACCTGCGGGTCAATGCCTTTACCGACAAGCGCGAGGATGTCCAGGCCGAACTGCGGCGGGCGGGCATCGCCGCCGTTGCGACGCCGTATTCGCCCTGGGGGCTGCGCCTGGCCGACAAGCCTGCGCTGACCAGGCTCGAGGCGTTCACCCGCGGTGCCTTCGAGGTGCAGGACGAGGGCTCCCAGCTGCTGGCCCTGCTGCTGGAGGCACGGCGCGGCGAAATGGTGGTCGACTTCTGCGCCGGCGCCGGCGGCAAGACGCTGGCCTTGGGCGCCGTGATGCGCAGCACCGGGCGTCTCTATGCGTTCGACACCTCGGCCCACCGCCTCGAGGCGCTCAAGCCCCGCCTGGCGCGCAGCAAGCTCAGCAACGTGCATCCGGCGGCCATCGCCCACGAGCGCGACGAGCGCATCAAGCGGCTGGCGGGCAAGATCGACCGGGTGATCGTCGACGCGCCCTGTTCGGGGCTGGGCACCCTGCGCCGCAACCCGGACCTGAAATGGCGGCAATCGCCCCAGGCCGTGGCGGAGATGACCGTCAAGCAGGCCGCCATCCTGCGCAGTGCCGCCCGTCTGCTCAAGTCAGGCGGCCGGCTGGTCTATGCCACCTGCAGCGTGCTGCCGGCGGAGAACGAGGACATCGCCGCGGCCTTCACGGCCGAGCTGGCCGAGACGTTCCGGCCCCTCCCGGTCGCTGACATCCTGCAACACGTCAAGGTGACCCAGCCGGGGCTGACGGCCGGGCCGGACGGCGGTGCCTACCTGCGCCTGTGGCCGCACCGCCACCAGACCGACGGGTTCTTCGCGGCGGCCTGGGAGCGCCGCTGA
- the rpmB gene encoding 50S ribosomal protein L28, with protein sequence MARVCDVTGKGPMVGNNVSHANNKTKRRFLPNLQYRRFWVESESRWVRLRVSNAAVRLIDKNGIEAVLADMRARGQA encoded by the coding sequence ATGGCACGCGTCTGCGACGTCACGGGCAAGGGCCCGATGGTGGGAAACAACGTTTCCCACGCGAACAACAAAACCAAGCGCCGGTTCCTGCCGAACCTGCAATACCGCCGTTTCTGGGTCGAGAGCGAAAGCCGCTGGGTGCGCCTGCGCGTGTCCAACGCCGCCGTGCGCCTGATCGACAAGAATGGCATCGAAGCCGTGCTCGCGGACATGCGCGCCCGCGGCCAGGCCTAA
- the rpmG gene encoding 50S ribosomal protein L33: MASKGGREKIKLESTAGTGHFYTTSKNKKTMPEKMSIMKFDPKARKHVEYKETKLK, translated from the coding sequence ATGGCTAGCAAAGGCGGACGCGAAAAGATCAAGCTGGAGTCCACGGCGGGCACCGGCCACTTCTACACGACCAGCAAGAACAAGAAGACGATGCCCGAGAAGATGTCGATCATGAAGTTCGACCCCAAGGCTCGCAAGCACGTCGAGTACAAGGAAACGAAGCTGAAGTAA
- a CDS encoding fatty acid desaturase yields the protein MFLPDWAVLNAAIDWLAHGLWNLPWWQVVLYTLATTHVTIAAVTIFLHRTQAHRAMDLGPIPSHFFRFWLWLGTGMVTKEWVAIHRKHHAKCETADDPHSPQTRGIETVLWRGAELYRAEAKNKETMAKFGHGTPDDWIERNLYTRYSWQGVGVMLILDLALFGALGAAVWAVQMLWIPITAAGIINGIGHYWGYRNFEAPDASTNISPWGLIIGGEELHNNHHTYPTSAKFSVKPYEFDIGWVYIQAMQRIGWAKVKKVPPKLRLGAVKPVADEKTLEALIAHRYEVMAGYAREMRRVCKSEIELLKEKKADLSPLKAARRWLHRDDDRVPASARVQLERARAAHPVLDQMVTMREELRQMWLNTSQSREQLAADLQAWCRRAEESGIEALRQFSLRLRAANA from the coding sequence ATGTTTCTTCCCGACTGGGCCGTGCTGAACGCGGCGATCGACTGGCTGGCCCACGGCCTCTGGAATCTGCCCTGGTGGCAGGTCGTCCTGTACACGCTGGCCACCACGCACGTGACCATCGCCGCGGTCACCATCTTCCTGCACCGCACGCAGGCCCACCGTGCGATGGACCTGGGCCCCATCCCGTCGCACTTCTTCCGCTTCTGGCTGTGGCTGGGCACCGGCATGGTGACCAAGGAGTGGGTGGCGATCCACCGCAAGCACCACGCCAAGTGCGAGACCGCCGACGACCCGCACAGCCCGCAGACCCGCGGCATCGAAACCGTGCTGTGGCGCGGCGCCGAGCTCTACCGTGCCGAGGCCAAGAACAAGGAAACCATGGCCAAGTTCGGCCACGGCACGCCCGACGACTGGATCGAGCGCAACCTGTACACCCGCTACAGCTGGCAGGGCGTGGGCGTGATGCTCATCCTCGACCTGGCCCTGTTCGGCGCCCTCGGTGCCGCCGTCTGGGCGGTGCAGATGCTGTGGATCCCGATCACGGCGGCCGGCATCATCAACGGCATCGGCCACTACTGGGGTTACCGCAACTTCGAGGCGCCGGACGCCAGCACCAACATCTCGCCCTGGGGCCTGATCATCGGCGGCGAGGAACTGCACAACAACCACCACACCTACCCGACCTCGGCCAAGTTCTCGGTCAAGCCCTACGAGTTCGACATCGGCTGGGTCTACATCCAGGCCATGCAGCGCATCGGCTGGGCCAAGGTCAAGAAGGTTCCGCCCAAGCTGCGCCTGGGCGCGGTCAAGCCGGTCGCCGACGAGAAGACGCTGGAGGCGCTCATTGCCCACCGCTACGAGGTGATGGCCGGCTACGCCCGCGAAATGCGCCGGGTCTGCAAGTCGGAAATCGAGCTTCTCAAGGAGAAGAAGGCCGACCTGTCGCCGCTCAAGGCGGCCCGCCGCTGGCTGCACCGCGACGACGACCGGGTGCCGGCCTCGGCCCGGGTCCAGCTCGAGCGCGCCCGTGCCGCCCACCCGGTGCTGGACCAGATGGTCACCATGCGCGAGGAACTGCGCCAGATGTGGCTCAACACCTCCCAGTCGCGCGAGCAGCTCGCAGCCGACCTGCAGGCCTGGTGCCGGCGGGCGGAGGAAAGCGGCATCGAGGCGCTGCGCCAGTTCTCGCTGCGCCTGCGCGCCGCGAACGCCTGA
- the mtgA gene encoding monofunctional biosynthetic peptidoglycan transglycosylase, whose protein sequence is MKGLLRWLLLAVLAGVLLQLFFVLRIAVAVSVDPESTTFQRSEAWRIASQKDRLRWRQDWVPYDRISEHLKRAVIASEDDGFATHDGVDWEAIEKAWERNAKAEEQAARRSQLRPNARPPKIVGGSTITQQLAKNLLLSGERTLVRKGQEIVLTFALERLLTKQRILEIYLNNVEWGEGVFGAEAAARHYWRKPAAQLTPYEAARLAVMLPRPRYFEKVPNSGYLASRAQTILARMRHAELP, encoded by the coding sequence ATGAAGGGGCTGCTGCGCTGGCTGCTGCTGGCCGTGCTGGCCGGCGTGCTGCTGCAGCTGTTCTTCGTGCTGCGCATCGCCGTTGCCGTGTCGGTCGACCCCGAGTCCACCACCTTCCAGCGGTCCGAGGCCTGGCGCATCGCCAGCCAGAAGGACCGCCTGCGCTGGCGCCAGGACTGGGTGCCGTACGACCGCATCTCCGAGCACCTGAAGCGGGCCGTCATCGCCTCGGAGGACGACGGCTTCGCCACCCACGACGGCGTCGACTGGGAGGCGATCGAGAAGGCCTGGGAGCGCAATGCCAAGGCCGAGGAGCAGGCCGCGCGGCGGTCCCAGCTGCGCCCGAATGCCAGGCCACCCAAGATCGTCGGCGGCTCCACCATCACCCAGCAACTGGCCAAGAACCTGCTGCTGTCCGGCGAGCGCACGCTGGTGCGCAAGGGACAGGAGATCGTGCTGACGTTCGCGCTCGAACGGCTGCTGACCAAGCAGCGCATCCTGGAGATCTACCTGAACAACGTGGAATGGGGGGAAGGCGTCTTCGGCGCCGAGGCCGCGGCGCGCCACTACTGGCGCAAGCCGGCCGCCCAGCTCACGCCCTACGAGGCGGCCCGGCTCGCCGTGATGCTGCCGCGCCCGCGCTATTTCGAGAAGGTGCCCAACTCGGGCTACCTGGCCAGCCGCGCGCAGACCATCCTCGCGCGCATGCGCCACGCCGAACTGCCCTGA
- a CDS encoding lysophospholipid acyltransferase family protein, protein MLAKAMSLFLLGLVRLLTGAQARWYGCPPKAEQRIYFANHQSHADLVMIWAALPQELRSITRPIAARDYWTTSRLREWITTRVFNAIYIDRARTGEQDPLEPLVQALASGDSIILFPEGTRGHAEEPQPFKAGLYNLALRFPQVVLVPAWIDNVQRVMPKGEVVPVPILCSVTFGAPVALAPGEDRHAFLRRARDAVIALRNV, encoded by the coding sequence ATGCTTGCCAAGGCGATGAGCCTGTTCCTGCTGGGCCTGGTGCGCCTGCTCACCGGGGCACAGGCGCGCTGGTACGGCTGCCCGCCCAAGGCCGAACAGCGGATCTATTTCGCCAACCACCAGAGCCATGCCGACCTGGTGATGATCTGGGCCGCCTTGCCGCAGGAACTGCGCAGCATCACCCGCCCCATCGCGGCCCGCGACTACTGGACGACGAGCCGCCTGCGCGAGTGGATCACCACCCGGGTCTTCAACGCCATCTACATCGACCGCGCCCGCACCGGCGAGCAGGACCCGCTCGAGCCGCTGGTGCAGGCGCTGGCCAGCGGCGACTCCATCATCCTGTTCCCGGAAGGCACGCGCGGCCACGCCGAGGAACCCCAGCCGTTCAAAGCCGGGCTGTACAACCTGGCGCTGCGGTTCCCCCAGGTGGTGCTGGTGCCCGCATGGATCGACAACGTGCAGCGGGTCATGCCCAAGGGCGAGGTGGTCCCGGTTCCGATCCTGTGCTCCGTCACCTTCGGCGCCCCGGTGGCGCTGGCGCCCGGCGAGGACCGGCACGCCTTCCTGCGCCGCGCCCGCGACGCGGTGATCGCCCTGCGCAACGTCTGA
- a CDS encoding phosphatidate cytidylyltransferase, translated as MLSFLRSLTPSQQVGALFVSVFGLLAIISIAAFLLTFRTRSDARDESRHEELRNFRRLLGTSWFMVTVFWAAWAAGDLMGTLLFALIAFLALREFITLSPTRRADHRSLVLAFFVVLPVQFWLAATRHFDLFTVFIPVYVFLALPVASALGGDTQRFLERNAKLQWGIVVCIYGMSHVPALLLLDFSQRNFTGKGAFLVFFMVFVIQTCMVVQHLLTRRLRRPPSIPGVSSSFNWPCWAAGMAAGSLLGGALSFITPFTLGQAVGMAAIACAAGSLGHLVMKALKRDRGVPAWGPRAAVTGANGLLDRVDALCFGAPIFFHSVRWYFGA; from the coding sequence ATGCTCTCGTTCCTGCGCAGCCTCACGCCCTCCCAGCAGGTGGGGGCGCTGTTCGTTTCCGTCTTCGGGCTCCTGGCGATCATCAGCATCGCCGCCTTCCTGCTGACCTTCCGCACGCGCAGCGACGCACGCGACGAGTCCCGGCACGAGGAACTGCGCAACTTCCGCCGGCTGCTGGGTACTTCCTGGTTCATGGTGACGGTGTTCTGGGCCGCCTGGGCGGCCGGGGACCTGATGGGCACGTTGCTGTTCGCGCTCATCGCCTTCCTGGCGCTGCGCGAATTCATCACCCTGTCGCCCACCCGCCGAGCCGACCACCGCAGCCTGGTGCTGGCGTTCTTCGTCGTGCTGCCGGTGCAGTTCTGGCTGGCGGCGACGCGGCACTTCGACCTGTTCACAGTGTTCATCCCGGTGTATGTCTTCCTGGCGCTGCCGGTGGCGAGCGCGCTGGGCGGCGACACCCAGCGGTTCCTGGAGCGCAATGCCAAGCTCCAGTGGGGCATCGTGGTGTGCATCTACGGCATGAGCCACGTGCCGGCGTTGCTGCTGCTGGACTTCAGCCAGCGCAACTTCACCGGCAAGGGCGCCTTCCTGGTGTTCTTCATGGTGTTCGTGATCCAGACCTGCATGGTGGTGCAGCACCTGCTGACCCGCCGGCTACGGCGGCCGCCGAGCATTCCCGGCGTGAGCAGCAGCTTCAACTGGCCTTGCTGGGCCGCCGGCATGGCGGCGGGCAGCCTGCTGGGCGGCGCCCTGTCGTTCATCACGCCCTTCACGCTGGGCCAGGCAGTGGGAATGGCGGCCATCGCCTGTGCCGCGGGGTCGCTCGGACACCTGGTGATGAAGGCCCTCAAGCGCGACCGCGGCGTGCCGGCGTGGGGCCCCCGGGCCGCCGTCACCGGCGCCAACGGCCTGCTGGACCGCGTCGACGCGCTGTGCTTCGGCGCGCCGATCTTCTTCCACTCGGTGCGTTGGTACTTCGGCGCCTGA
- a CDS encoding energy transducer TonB, whose protein sequence is MKSLSTLQIALGVSVAAHAALLTVRIVDPEAFNRVFQDTPLEVVLVNARTTERPDKAQAIAQATLAGGGEAARGRATSPLPPSALSSIGDSSEEAQKRIETMQEQQMLMLAQVKQMLAAMPPADPRQPATNPEAQAREERRRQLVKLLAEIERRINEENARPKKRYISPATREETYAVYYDTLRRRIEDRGTHNFPEASGQKLYGELTMIVTVNHDGRVLATEVVETSGNPTLDRRAQTIARAAGPFGAFTTAMRRRADQIVVVSRFKFTRDETLETKLTSR, encoded by the coding sequence CTGAAGTCCCTCAGCACCCTGCAGATCGCGCTGGGCGTGTCGGTCGCGGCCCATGCGGCACTCCTGACGGTTCGCATCGTCGATCCCGAAGCCTTCAACCGGGTGTTCCAGGACACGCCGCTCGAAGTGGTGCTGGTCAACGCCAGGACCACCGAACGCCCGGACAAGGCCCAGGCCATCGCCCAGGCAACGCTGGCCGGCGGCGGCGAGGCCGCCCGGGGCCGTGCCACCTCGCCGCTGCCGCCCTCCGCGCTGTCGTCCATCGGCGATTCCAGCGAGGAGGCGCAAAAGCGCATCGAGACGATGCAGGAGCAGCAGATGCTCATGCTCGCCCAGGTCAAGCAGATGCTGGCAGCCATGCCACCGGCCGACCCCCGGCAGCCCGCCACCAACCCCGAGGCCCAGGCCCGGGAGGAACGACGGCGCCAGCTGGTGAAGCTGCTGGCCGAGATCGAGCGCCGCATCAACGAAGAGAACGCCCGGCCCAAGAAGCGCTACATCAGCCCGGCCACGCGCGAGGAGACCTACGCCGTCTACTACGACACCCTGCGGCGGCGCATCGAGGACCGGGGCACGCACAACTTCCCGGAAGCGTCGGGGCAGAAGCTGTACGGCGAGCTCACGATGATCGTCACCGTCAACCACGACGGCCGCGTGCTCGCCACCGAAGTGGTCGAGACCTCGGGCAATCCCACCCTCGACCGCCGGGCCCAGACCATCGCCCGCGCGGCCGGCCCGTTCGGTGCCTTCACCACGGCGATGCGCCGCCGCGCCGACCAGATCGTGGTCGTCTCGCGCTTCAAGTTCACCCGCGACGAGACGCTGGAAACCAAGCTCACCAGCCGATGA
- a CDS encoding CAP domain-containing protein yields MSLLTNFPDLLFGLGLAAVTPGQAQQQAHPIRDDAAALVQAARQQCNPDAPALRTQPRLSEAARRLSRGVPLQTALDDSDYRARRSFQWTFKGYASPDAVAQALQQKHCSTLGNPELLDVGLQRNGNSYWLVAAAPFDPPAQGAAGAVAARVLTLVNQARTQPRRCGSQAFGAAPSLSLNEVLTRAAATHAESMARYGYMEHRGRDGSSPADRASRVGYDWRSIGENIAMGQTTPEKVMQDWLHSPEHCANIMEPRFTEMGLAYAVNKGSEGGIYWAQAFGLPKRATR; encoded by the coding sequence ATGTCACTGCTGACGAACTTTCCCGACCTGCTGTTCGGCCTGGGGCTGGCGGCCGTGACCCCTGGGCAGGCCCAGCAGCAGGCGCACCCGATCCGGGACGATGCCGCCGCGCTCGTGCAGGCGGCGCGGCAGCAGTGCAATCCGGATGCACCGGCGCTGCGAACCCAGCCGAGGCTGTCCGAGGCAGCTCGGCGGTTGTCGCGGGGCGTCCCGCTGCAGACCGCGCTCGACGACAGCGACTACCGGGCGCGCCGCAGTTTCCAGTGGACGTTCAAGGGCTACGCCTCGCCGGACGCGGTGGCGCAGGCGCTGCAGCAGAAGCACTGCTCCACCCTGGGCAATCCGGAACTGCTCGATGTCGGCCTGCAGCGCAACGGCAACTCGTACTGGCTGGTCGCCGCGGCGCCGTTCGATCCGCCGGCGCAGGGCGCGGCCGGTGCCGTGGCCGCCCGCGTGCTGACGCTGGTGAACCAGGCCAGGACGCAGCCGCGGCGCTGCGGCAGCCAGGCGTTCGGCGCCGCGCCGTCCCTCTCGCTCAACGAGGTGCTCACGCGTGCGGCGGCCACGCATGCGGAGTCGATGGCCCGCTACGGCTACATGGAACACCGGGGACGCGACGGCAGTTCGCCGGCCGACCGCGCCAGCCGGGTCGGTTACGACTGGCGCAGCATCGGCGAGAACATCGCCATGGGCCAGACCACGCCCGAGAAGGTGATGCAGGACTGGCTGCACAGTCCCGAGCACTGCGCCAACATCATGGAGCCGCGCTTCACCGAGATGGGGCTGGCGTACGCCGTGAACAAAGGCAGCGAGGGCGGCATCTACTGGGCCCAGGCGTTCGGGCTGCCCAAGCGCGCGACGCGCTGA
- a CDS encoding YceH family protein — protein sequence MRPLTLIETRVLGTLMEKARTVPDSYPLSLNALVAGCNQKSARDPLLEVTDAQAQEALDELKRLALVFETSGSRVTRWEHNFERVLGVPSQSSALLGLLMLRGPQTAGELRINSERWHRFADISSVEAFLAELEERSADKGGALVARLPKAPGAREQRWAHLLSGALADNAGARDASREPAREAAPAGLAGRLQALEGEVAVLREELQSLRESLGLSRLGQDR from the coding sequence ATGCGACCCCTGACCCTGATCGAAACGCGCGTGCTCGGCACGCTGATGGAAAAGGCCCGCACCGTTCCGGACAGCTACCCGCTGTCGCTGAACGCGCTGGTGGCCGGCTGCAACCAGAAGAGCGCCCGCGATCCTCTGCTGGAGGTGACCGACGCCCAGGCGCAGGAAGCCCTGGACGAGCTCAAGCGGCTGGCGCTCGTCTTCGAGACCAGTGGCAGCCGCGTCACCCGCTGGGAGCACAACTTCGAGCGCGTCCTGGGCGTGCCCAGCCAGTCCTCGGCACTGCTGGGCCTGCTCATGCTGCGCGGGCCGCAGACCGCAGGCGAGCTGCGCATCAACAGCGAACGCTGGCATCGCTTCGCCGACATCTCCTCGGTCGAGGCCTTCCTGGCCGAACTGGAGGAGCGCTCGGCCGACAAGGGCGGGGCCCTCGTCGCGCGCCTGCCCAAGGCCCCGGGAGCGCGCGAACAGCGCTGGGCACACCTGCTGTCCGGCGCCCTGGCCGACAACGCCGGCGCGCGGGACGCCTCGCGCGAGCCGGCGCGGGAAGCGGCGCCCGCCGGCTTGGCCGGGCGGCTGCAGGCACTCGAGGGCGAGGTCGCCGTGCTGCGCGAAGAACTGCAGAGCCTGCGCGAATCCCTCGGCTTGTCACGACTCGGACAGGACCGATAG
- the purN gene encoding phosphoribosylglycinamide formyltransferase: protein MKNIVILISGGGSNMAAIVRAAQRGEWAHRHDAQVAAVVSNRPDAGGLAFAREQGIAAEVVDHKQFEGREPFEAQLVAAIDRHQPWLVALAGFMRILTPGFVGRYQGRLLNIHPSLLPAFPGLHTHRRAIEAGCRFAGATVHQVTAELDHGPILEQAVVPVLPGDTEAALAARVLTQEHRIYPRAIEALLRGGL from the coding sequence ATGAAGAACATCGTGATTCTGATCTCGGGCGGGGGCTCGAACATGGCCGCCATCGTGCGCGCGGCCCAGCGCGGCGAGTGGGCCCACCGCCACGACGCCCAGGTGGCGGCCGTGGTGAGCAACCGTCCCGATGCCGGCGGCCTGGCCTTCGCTCGCGAGCAGGGCATCGCCGCGGAGGTGGTCGACCACAAGCAGTTCGAGGGCCGCGAGCCGTTCGAGGCGCAGCTGGTCGCGGCGATCGACCGCCACCAGCCCTGGCTGGTGGCGCTGGCCGGCTTCATGCGCATCCTCACGCCCGGCTTCGTCGGCCGCTACCAGGGCCGGCTGCTGAACATCCATCCCTCGCTGCTGCCGGCCTTCCCCGGCCTGCACACCCACCGCCGCGCCATCGAGGCGGGCTGCCGCTTCGCCGGCGCCACCGTGCACCAGGTGACCGCCGAGCTCGACCACGGCCCCATCCTCGAGCAGGCGGTGGTTCCGGTCCTGCCCGGCGACACCGAGGCGGCGCTCGCTGCCCGCGTGCTGACGCAGGAGCACCGCATCTATCCGCGTGCCATCGAGGCGCTGCTGCGCGGGGGGCTCTGA
- a CDS encoding sulfurtransferase TusA family protein gives MTIDKEIDTRGLNCPLPILRAKKALTDMLTGQLLRVVATDPGSMRDFQAFARQTGNELVEQQQLGEEFIHVLRRR, from the coding sequence ATGACCATCGACAAGGAAATCGACACCCGCGGCCTCAACTGCCCGCTGCCCATCCTGCGCGCCAAGAAGGCGCTCACGGACATGCTGACGGGCCAGCTGCTGCGGGTGGTCGCTACCGATCCGGGCTCGATGCGCGACTTCCAGGCTTTCGCCCGCCAGACCGGCAACGAGCTGGTCGAGCAGCAGCAGCTGGGCGAGGAGTTCATCCACGTCCTGCGCCGCCGCTAG
- the aroE gene encoding shikimate dehydrogenase — protein sequence MTPDAYCVVGNPVAHSRSPWIHARFARQTGEPVQYERLLAPLDGFAAALRAFRAGGGRGCNVTVPFKFEAAALATARTERARLAGACNTLRFDPDGAVFGDNTDGAGLVNDIQRNAGVDLVGRDVLLVGGGGAAAGVLGPLLEARPRRVVVANRTVSRALALLEGHAALAAASGVDLGGCGLDAVPAGFHVVLNATAASLSGGGVPVPGSALAPGALAYDMMYGPPAQGFLQWAHEHGARGRDGLGMLVEQAAESFLVWRGVRPDTDGVLAELRALLAAG from the coding sequence ATGACCCCCGACGCCTACTGCGTGGTCGGCAACCCTGTCGCCCACAGCCGCTCCCCCTGGATCCACGCCCGCTTCGCCCGCCAGACCGGCGAGCCCGTGCAGTACGAACGCCTGCTGGCGCCCCTGGACGGCTTCGCCGCCGCGCTGCGGGCATTCCGCGCCGGCGGCGGCCGCGGCTGCAACGTCACGGTGCCGTTCAAGTTCGAGGCGGCCGCCCTGGCCACCGCGAGGACCGAGCGGGCCCGGCTGGCCGGTGCCTGCAACACGCTGCGCTTCGACCCGGATGGCGCCGTCTTCGGCGACAACACCGACGGCGCAGGGCTGGTCAACGACATCCAGCGCAATGCCGGCGTCGATCTCGTCGGCCGCGACGTGCTGCTGGTGGGTGGCGGCGGCGCCGCTGCCGGCGTGCTGGGCCCCTTGCTGGAAGCGCGACCCCGGCGCGTGGTGGTGGCCAACCGCACCGTGTCCAGGGCGCTGGCCCTGCTCGAGGGCCACGCCGCGCTGGCAGCCGCCAGCGGCGTCGACCTGGGCGGCTGCGGGCTGGACGCGGTGCCGGCCGGCTTCCACGTCGTCCTGAATGCCACCGCAGCCAGCCTGTCCGGAGGCGGCGTGCCGGTTCCGGGTTCGGCGCTGGCCCCCGGGGCCCTGGCGTACGACATGATGTACGGCCCGCCGGCCCAGGGTTTCCTGCAGTGGGCCCACGAGCACGGCGCCCGCGGCCGCGACGGGCTGGGCATGCTGGTGGAACAGGCGGCCGAGTCGTTCCTGGTCTGGCGCGGCGTCCGCCCGGACACCGACGGCGTGCTGGCGGAACTGCGGGCGCTGCTGGCGGCGGGCTGA